From Ochotona princeps isolate mOchPri1 chromosome X, mOchPri1.hap1, whole genome shotgun sequence, one genomic window encodes:
- the LOC101527567 gene encoding LOW QUALITY PROTEIN: 5-aminolevulinate synthase, non-specific, mitochondrial-like (The sequence of the model RefSeq protein was modified relative to this genomic sequence to represent the inferred CDS: inserted 3 bases in 2 codons; deleted 1 base in 1 codon), with translation MSQTGSSVFRKASLELQEDVQEMHAMRKEVAESSGNPSVLNVKTDEGDPSSFLKNFQDMMRRQRPERVSHLLQDNLPKSVSTLQYDRFFEKKIDEKKNDHTYRVFKTVNRRAHIFPMADDYSDSLITKKQVSVWCSNDYLGMSRHPQVXGEVMDTFKQHGAGAGGTRNISGTSKFHVDLERELADLHSKDAALLFSSCFVANDLTLLTLAKMXCKIYSDAGNHASMIQGIRNSRVPKYIFRHNDVGHLRELLQRVDPAVPNIVAFETVHSMDGAVCPLQELCDVAHEFGVITFVDEVHAVGLYGAHGGGTGDRDGVMPKMDIISGTLGKAFGCVGGYIASTSSLIHMIRSYAAGFIFTTSLPPMLLAGALESVRVLKSSEGRALRRQHQRNVKLMRQMLMDAGLPVVHCPSHIIPVRVADAAKNTAICDELMSRHNIYVQAINYPTVPRGEELLRIAPTPHHTPQMMSYFLEKLLATWKQVGLDLKPHSSAECNFCRRPLHFEVMSEREKSCFSGLSKLVSAQA, from the exons ATGAGCCAGACGGGCAGCAGTGTCTTCCGCAAAgccagcctggagctccaggagGATGTGCAGGAGATGCACGCCATGCGCAAAGAGGTTGCCGAAAGCTCGGGGAACCCCAGTGTGCTTAATGTGAAGACTGACGAGGGGGACCCCAGCAGCTTTCTGAAGAACTTCCAGGACATGATGCGAAGGCAGAGACCGGAGAGAGTGTCTCATCTTCTTCAGGATAACTTGCCAAAGTCTGTTTCCACTCTTCAGTACGATCGTTTCTTTGAGAAGAAAATTGATGAGAAAAAGAATGACCACACCTATCGCGTTTTCAAAACTGTGAACCGAAGGGCACACATCTTTCCCATGGCAGATGATTACTCAGATTCTCTGATCACCAAAAAGCAGGTGTCCGTGTGGTGCAGTAACGACTACCTGGGAATGAGCCGCCACCCACAGGT TGGGGAAGTTATGGACACTTTTAAGCAACATGGTGCTGGGGCAGGTGGTACTAGAAATATTTCTGGAACTAGTAAATTCCATGTGGATCTTGAGCGGGAGCTAGCTGACCTGCATAGCAAAGATGCGGCCCTCTTGTTTTCCTCATGTTTCGTGGCCAATGACTTGACCCTGCTCACCCTGGCTAAGA ACTGTAAGATCTACTCTGACGCTGGGAACCACGCCTCCATGATCCAGGGCATCCGCAACAGCCGAGTGCCAAAGTACATCTTCCGCCACAATGACGTCGGCCACCTCAGGGAACTGTTGCAGCGAGTTGATCCTGCTGTCCccaacattgtggcatttgaAACGGTCCACTCGATGGATGGAGCTGTGTGTCCACTGCAAGAACTGTGTGACGTGGCCCATGAGTTTGGAGTGATCACCTTTGTGGATGAGGTCCATGCCGTGGGACTGTACGGGGCTCACGGTGGAGGGACTGGCGATCGGGATGGAGTCATGCCAAAAATGGACATCATTTCTGGGACTCTTGGCAAAGCCTTCGGCTGTGTGGGAGGGTACATTGCCAGCACGAGCTCGCTGATCCACATGATCCGCTCCTATGCGGCTGGCTTCATCTTCACCACATCCCTGCCGCCCATGCTGCTGGCTGGAGCCCTGGAGTCAGTGCGGGTCCTGAAGAGCTCCGAGGGCCGGGCGCTGCGCCGCCAGCACCAACGCAACGTCAAGCTCATGCGACAGATGCTCATGGATGCTGGCCTCCCCGTCGTCCACTGCCCTAGCCACATCATCCCTGTGCGGGTTGCAGATGCTGCTAAAAACACAGCCATTTGTGATGAGCTGATGAGCCGACACAACATCTACGTCCAGGCCATCAACTACCCGACGGTGCCGCGG GGGGAGGAGCTCCTGCGCATTGcacccaccccccaccacacGCCGCAGATGATGAGCTACTTCCTGGAGAAGCTGCTGGCCACGTGGAAGCAGGTGGGACTGGACCTGAAGCCGCATTCCTCTGCCGAGTGCAACTTCTGCAGGAGGCCGCTGCACTTCGAAGtgatgagtgagagagaaaagtcCTGCTTCTCAGGCCTGAGCAAACTGGTGTCTGCTCAGGCCTGA